Proteins encoded together in one Leptolyngbyaceae cyanobacterium window:
- a CDS encoding nitrate reductase associated protein, whose translation MSNFFEFEADFVESLRCIPMQVRYKLDTCGIKLKLSDWNHFTQAEREGLVEMPCTTPAEIQTYHQFLHDLVVEKTGTPASELPVESHPAWMDSTTVPVNVEQKAREFGVILTPEKWANLAPLQRFALIKLSRSSHENSNFLPAMKEFNLI comes from the coding sequence ATGAGTAATTTTTTTGAATTTGAAGCAGATTTTGTTGAGTCCTTACGCTGCATTCCCATGCAGGTGCGTTACAAATTGGATACCTGCGGTATCAAATTAAAGTTATCCGATTGGAATCATTTTACTCAAGCAGAAAGGGAAGGCTTGGTAGAAATGCCCTGTACTACCCCGGCAGAAATTCAAACTTATCATCAATTTCTACATGATTTAGTTGTGGAAAAAACAGGTACGCCTGCTAGTGAATTGCCCGTGGAATCTCACCCCGCTTGGATGGATAGCACTACCGTACCTGTTAATGTCGAACAAAAAGCGCGAGAGTTTGGTGTAATTTTAACGCCGGAAAAATGGGCAAATCTCGCACCTTTACAGCGCTTTGCTTTGATTAAACTCAGTCGTTCCAGTCATGAAAATAGCAACTTTTTGCCAGCGATGAAAGAATTTAACTTGATTTAA